In Paraburkholderia youngii, the genomic stretch CCAAAACTTGGTGTAGGAGTAAATTGGCTTGGCAAAGACAAGGTTAACAATCTCGCGCACGTCAATGCCCGTGTCGAGCATATCGACGCTGATAGCAATGCGCGGCATGTCATTGTTGGTGAACTGGTCGAGCAGGCCGCCCTTGCCATAGACGCGAGGGTCGTTCGAGACGAGCACCTTGGCGAGCTCGCCTTTATGTTGGGGGTAGAGTCTGTCAAAGATTTCTTCGACACGGCGCGCGTGGGCTTTGGATAAGCAAAAAAATATCGTCTTGCCCGGCAGCACGCCGCTGCCGTCCTTAATGCACTCTTCCATGAACTCCTTGACGATCAAGGTGTTCGTGCCAGCGTTGATGACCTGCTTTTCGAGCTGGCTGCCTTCGAAGTTGATTTCCTCAACATCCTTACCTTGCAGCATCAGCTTCTTCTGGTCTTCCAACGAAATAGTGCGTTTGCTGATGCCTTCCATCTGGAACCGGGTCTGAATCTTCATGACCTGGAAGCTGCACAGATAGGGTGGCGTACGGTTCACAGCCTCTTCATAAGTGTAAGCAAAGGTGGGTAGGCCATCTTCGCAATGAAAGAGGTGAAACGTGTTGTGGTCGATCAGATCGGTAGGTGTGGCCGTGAGCCCCAAGGTGATCGTCTTGAAGTAATCCAGTACTTCCCGGTATGTGTTGTAAATGGAGCGATGACTCTCATCGACCACTATGAAGTCAAAAAAGTGCGGCGAGAGTTGCTGGGTTTCGTCCCGGATGATGTTGAGCATCGTTGGGTAGGTGGCCACATAGATGCGGCGGTCCTTCGCCAACATCCTCTCGCCAGCGTTGGGCCAGCGGGGTTCGTTGGGCAAATGCTCCTTGAACGCGGCCAATGCTTGCTCTCGCAAGGCGATCCGGTCCACCAAGAAGAGCACTTTCTCAGCATGACTCGCACGCATCAGTGCGTCGACCAAGGCAATGCAGGTACGTGTCTTTCCGGTTCCGGTTGCCATGACCAGCAGAAAGTCACGCTTCTTTTGCTCGATGCCTTCCAGCACAGCACGGATAGCTCGAATCTGGTAGTCACGCCCGGCAATCGAAGTGTTGATGAATTCCTGCGTCAGCGGCTTGCGGTTACGGCGGATGTAGGCAAAGCGCTCCAAGTCGTCCCGCGTGGGGAAGCCCACCACCCTACGCGGTGGGTAGTTTTCCACATCCCAAAAGTAGGTGTCGTGGCCGTTGGAGTAGAAGCAGAACGGCAGGTCAACACCAAGCTGCTTTTGGATGTTGTAGCAGTACTGCTTGGCCTGCTCGCGACCCAGAGCTGCATCTCTGCTTGTGCGCTTCGCCTCGACCACAGCCAACGGTTTACGATCCTTACCTAGGAGGACGTAATCGCTGAACTGGCGGCCTTCATGAAAGGTATGAGGCTCGTCCATGCCATCGGACAGACCAGTGAGGATATTGAACTCCTCGATTACCTGGGTGGGGTCTTTGACGTTCCAGCCAGCAAGTGCCAGTTGCCGATCAATCAACTCCCCACGGGTCTGGGCTTCGGATTTGGTCATATTTTGCCGTCCTCCCGGTGGACGGTAGTCCCGTCAATTGCCAACAGAATCGCCCGCGCTTTGGGACATCGGTATGGTTGTTGTGGTCCGGTCAAACAAAAAACGTCGTCTAGACAAACATGTAGGTCGGCTTTCGCGTCGGCTTGGGCCGGGTCTCTGATGCAACTTGGATGCTCTTCAAATGAACATGCGCACCGCCACCAAGATGCATTCCCCTTTGGATCGCCACCGCACGCATCGCGGCATGGAGTTCCAATCGCAAAATTGTATCGCAACTGCATTTGGGCCCATCCGGTATCCACGCGGAAATTATCGGCCCGTAAGTACCGAACGAATATCAGCGACCCCGTCATCGTCGCCGCTGCGGATCTACATCGACGACCTAGGTTCGTAATGCTTCCACCTTTCGAATATTTGCTCACCTTGGCACTTGCCTATGCGAGCACTCAAACAACGTCACCGTCCATCCGACTATGACTCCCTGCTATAGGCGCTATGGGCAATGACCCAATCTTCGAGCCGATCAGCCATGCTGGAGGTTTGACGCGATCTGACATCCCGTGCTCTAGACCGCTGGCATTCGCCGCGGATGTAGACCTTGGTGTCGCCGGCAACGAACATGTCGATTCCGGCCGGACAGGAAACATGTAGTGTCAACGTCGTGTGTTGCAGTGATCGCTGCTGTCTGCCTTGGGTACAAGGGGACCGGGGCCTGCCCGAACCGATCGATGAAAGCTTGGCTGGGAGAAATCGTCGGATAGCTATGCATCGCGCATATCGCCGGCTATCGCGTCTCCCATTTAGTCACTGTGTGTCCAGACCTTGCGATATTTGCGCAGCCGGTACATCCTTGCCGGGTTTCCTAGGCTGACGAATGAAGGGTTCGTTTATCGCCACCAACAAGAGGCAGGAGAACTGATATTTATGTCGCAAGCATTAACTAGGCTATCGCCGGATGAACGTCGGTTGTTGAAAGAGCGGCTTTGGCAGCGCCAAAATGGGCAGTGCTTCATAACTCGAAAAGCTATGGACCTGTCTAAAGATGACCTCGAAATCGATCATATCATTCCATCGCGAGACAAAGGACCAGACGATGAAAGCAACTGGGCTTTGGTATTTGCCCGTGCGAACGAGAGTAAGCAGGCGTCTCATCTATATGTTGCACGTGTGCTATATAGACTTGAAGAAATCCGGCACGATGCGAAAGACACGCGTGGAGCAAACCTCGGCGACGTGCTTTCGGAATATGGCGGGTCAAAACACTCTATACGGTTTAGCGTGGAGAACGATAATCTGTGCTTCAAAATGCCCGAGAAGGGCTTCTACGACGAGACCTCCGTTCCAATATGGAGAGATGATTTGTCCGGCATGCGTACAGCATTCCTCCGCCTACCGATCGAATATCTACATCACGACTACAAAATCAATCCTCGGCCTATTGGCAACTCGATTCGTGGACTCGTAGAAGAATTCCACAGGAAGCGCCCGCAACTGCACGTCCCCTTGGCATGGATCGACCTAAACGAGTCCGGCGGCTCACGCGTACGTATATTTGATGGTCAACATAAGGCGGCGGCGCAAGTCCTACTGGATCAAACGTGGTTGCCCGTACGAGTTTTCGTTGATCCTGATACCGATGTGTTGATTACTGCAAATACGAATGCCGGAACGAATCTGCGCCAGGTCGCATTCGACAAATCGACTCAGCGTTTTCTGGGTGCCAGTATCCTTGGAGACCGAATCGATCGTTTTCTAAAAGACAAGGGAAAGCGACCCGGCGAGGAAGGATTCTCCGAGCGAGACCTCGTGGAGCATTTTCGCGGAGAACAGGCGCAGATGCGCCGTTACGTCCTAGACGCGCAAAGAAACGCAATTTCTCACCATGAAGACAATAAACTGCGCGATTTTATCGAATGGGGTGGAAAAGGAACGGACAAGCCAATCTCTTATTCTTCGATCGAAAAAACCTTTTTTTCCCAGTTCCTCGGAAAAGATATGCTTGAATCTCCATTTTATGGGGTCAATGCCGAGGGAGAAAATCCCCGCGACTTAGAGCGCAGACAGATGGTTCAACTCATGTCTCTAATCGCGGAAAAATTTTACACAGATGGCAAATACGATTTCGAACGTGGGGTTGATCGTATCGAGAGCAAGGTTCAGAAAGGAGACAATATACCTGACAATCATCTTCGCGCATATCGCATTGGTCGAGAAGAAGTAATGACTGGCTGGCTGCCGTTTGTCTCAAAGGTTATCGTAAATTATTTTACGATGAACGGACGAAATGTCCGTCTAGAGAAACTTTTTCAATATAAATTTCCTAGCCAGCTTTGGACCATTATCGGGAATTTTCTCGATCATCTGGGGCGATTGCCTTTATGGGTTGATTACCAACTATCTCAAACTGCTTTCGGCGGAAAACCCCCTGCGGGGTTTTGGGATCAAGTATTCGACACTGGAAATTCGCCCAACGGCACACCGGTCATTCACACCGGAGGTTTGAACGTACTCGAAATGATTAAGCCCCTCTGATTTCCAGTCAAAAAAACAGCTTTATGCAAAAAAATGCACGGTGCGGTTAAGGAACGCTTAGTAACTAAATCGAGAGGTTCGCCGCCGGCTCGTGAATTGCTGCGCGTGTCAATGGGTTGCTGATCGAGGAGGGCTCCTTCGCGGAGTCGCGCGAGAGCCCGCCAATACTGCACACGTCACGTCGACACGGTTTCCGGTGCTTCTTCAATAATCATCTTCGGCCGTGATTGCGATCTCAGCAACAGAGCAAGATCCACGAGCTCTACCCGATTCGTGTAACGCCCCTGCTGGGTTTTAAGATCGATTACGCCGAGCGCGAGGCCCGTAACGGCGGCCAATGCAGCCAGAAAGATCGAGTTCATGTAGTTCCCGGGAACAGCGCCGAGTTGGAACGTCTTCAAGAGCGATGACACGCCGCCTAAATCCTTAACTTGAGTGAATGCTGCAGCAAGTGCCGTAACGATTGCCGCCTCCTTGCCGAAAAAGAGTGCGATACGGGCGTCGATGCGTGTGAACATCGAGGTGCCGAAGCTGTTGTCGGTGAAGTTCGAGGACGGCGAGTCCGTTGAGAACTCCAGAGGCAGCGACGTGCCGTTGCTTCGGCTCGGCGGCTTATCTCGCGAAGGGAAACATGCAATTCGAGCACACTCTCAGCACGTCTGGCGGCCTCATTCTTCCCAATGTGACGAAGCAATGTTGCACGGCGCAATGTTATTTCGATTTCACCCTTCCCAATCTATTCTTTCGCAACCACAGCCGCTCACCAGTCAACAACCAATCTACGTGAAAATCAACTCGACGAATGGATGGCGCCCCAAACCGGCGCAAGCCTATCCTGCCATCCCATCTGCAATTCCGTTTTTTTGTCACGCGGTTCGGGGTTTTCCGCGAGGTCTACCCGTTGAGTTTGTGAGGCCATGCGTGCGATTCCGTTTGTCTCCTGCCGAAAATCCGCGAGCATATGGGGCCATGCTGACCACTACGTTGGGCGAAGTCTTGAGATCGACATGATGAGTCTGTTCGCTAGGGGACTGCAGTTCGCGAAGCCCCTCTGACGAGTTTGTTCGTGGTAACACTAGGCGTCGCATCGACGTGCGCTCCTAGTCTGAGCGTTGCCACTCAGTGTATGCAAGGTCACGTGTGTCAGTCTGCGACGTCGCGTAAGCAGTCTGTAGCTGTGCCCAACAAAGTCTGCCCAATGAGACGCTCAGGTGCGCCAGGCTGTCTGTAACGGTTGGGCTTCCGGAGATCGCGGTTGCGGGATGTGTGTTGCAAGTGGCTGCGCGTTACTATGCGGTAGTTTGTTGAGGTCCTCGTTCGATTCTGCGGCACAGGTTTTTCCAGTCTGTTGCTCGCGCGAAACATCAAAAAATATTTTTTGTTCCGTTATGTGGCTCCGAAGTGTCTTTCTCGATGGCAGTTGGGACAAAGGGCTTCTGCGTTCTCTGCAGTATCGAGTCCCCCATCTGCCAAGCGTTGAATGTGATGCACTTCGAGGTATGGGCTTCCATCAGGCCGGATGAAGGGCGCCAGTTTATGGCAGCCCTCACACCTTCCCTTCGAGCGGAAAAGAACTTGGGCGATGATGTACGGGTTCCTTCGATAAACGGTCGTCGTTACCGTCATCTTTTCCGGGATGGTAGGCATTTGCGTAATGGCTCGATTACGCTCATCTTCTGTTGCGAGAAGCGCGTTCCTGACCTGAAGGTCCAGATCGATTGCTTCTGCGTTACCCCCGTCTATCACGGACAGTCTAGCCAGGAAGTGGCTGTGAACCCGCTCTGGAACGCGGTAGGCCGGATTCCTTCTTTTGACATACCCAATATGGCTATTGAGCGCATATAGAGCCGTAGTCAGGAGACCGGGTCCCAACGCAGCGATTTTTTCGAAGTTGTACCGCCAACCCTCCTCAGAGATTGTATTTTGAATGAGGCGACGGTTAAGCAGGTATAGATAGCATTGCCAGTATCCGTTGGCGGTTCGGCTTCGATTAGGCTCCAAATCTAGGCGCGACATAAAAAGCTGATTTGCCTTGTTTTCCGGCAACGTCCCTTCGTAGACTCGGCGAGAAATTTCGTATCCCACCTCGATCATTTCCGGTGTACTTTTTTGCTTTTGCTTCTTATCGGCCATTTTTTCTTCAATTCATAGGAGATGGATATCGTACCTTCGCGTGACGCATACACAAACATAGAACTATCGCATCGCGTCTAGACGACTTAGCTCCGAACTTGAGAGATCGGCCGGCTGCTTTCAAATGTGTTGATGACGTTCAAATGTCAATGCAGGCCCTCCAATGAGTGATGCATGTTGGCCGACCGCCGCCCGACGCGCAAGGCCGTGATCGACCCGAAGCCGTCTTTTCATTCTCTACATAGCAGACATCCAAAACGCTGGTGCTCGCTCGGTATTCCTATACGCAGCAATTTAAGTGCGCCCCCTATGAAGAACATCTAACAATGCGTTCGGATCGTTTGGAGACTTCGCCAATTCAAACTCTTCTTTTTTCAATCCATAAATCGCGAATCTTTGTCCTGCCGGTGAATCGTCCCAAACAAAATTAGATTCGATGTCGAGCGAATTTGCCGACTTTTCCATCTCAAACTGTAACACGCCAAAGCGTCGCTTTTTCAAAACCCTGACGATCATGCAACAGACATTATTAAAGCATTTGTCAGTGGGGTCGGGTTTAACTCCTATATTAAATCCACCTCGATCCTTGACACTCGGAAAAGCAATGCCATCGGCCTTGCCTTTACTATATATCGCCCGTGTCAGCGCGCGACTCATCAGATAATTTCTTTTGTTTGCGTCGGTATCAGCAAGCACATGAGCGAAGAATTTGTCGATATAAATCAGCTTCAATGCATCGTGAGGAGGCATTGAGTTCATTAATCTGGTTATGCCCATGTCTGGATCGGTTCCACCAAAGTGCATATACCCGACCTTTTGAACGTTCGAGAATTCACCAACTAGTGCCAATCGCACCGGGTTGCCTTCACGCACACGGAAGCCTGCGAGTTGAACAAGGTGCCCCTCTTCAGCATCGACTTCAGCAATCGCGGTTTCCTTTCTTGCAGCAACGTAAAAACACGGAGAGCCAGCGTCGTTCAAGCGTCCGACTCGTGCAACGTGAGCTGGCGGATAATTCATTTCAATAAGGTTTTTGAACGGCGTACCTTGAACGATGCGGGCCCGCCAGAAAATACTGCCCGTGCCCCAGTTTAGGGAAAGAATCTTGTAATGGTCGAACAAGGGCGCCACGGCGTGACAGAACTCTGCCTCCGTCTCACTGCTAAGTGCCCTGTCAAAGATACGGTCGCAATCATCCAGGGTCATGTGCTCATTCCAGTGGTGATTGGTTATTGGTTGTTGGTTGCCGACTGCCGAGCAGCTGAGCGTCAAGAGCACGTTTGAATCTTCATTCAATCCTAGACCCGTTGCGGTCATCGGCATCCTAGAAAAGCGGGTCATCAACGTCACAGATCAGAGGCATGCGTGCGCCTGAAGCAAAGTAAATTCCGCTGTTCGGCACATCCCCCGCGTCGTCGTGCCAGGGGCTCACCACAGATCCACCAAGATATGATGCGTACTTTTCGAACGCGTAAGTTCAACGATAACGGGGCCACGCTCTATGAAAACCGTATCGAAACACGGTTTCCGGCCCCACAGTGGCGCGATCTTAGGAGCAAGGTGCGCTATTGCGTCAGCGAGGTTCACGTTCGGTAGCGGCAGATTATCGTAAATGGCGAGCCAGTTCACCGGAAACTGACGATAACCTACTAGCTTCGCGTGTTTGCCAGAAATATCACCTGCGATAAAAGTCGCCCAGTCTTCCTCCGCTAAACTCCCCGGCCAGCCCGAACCTGTCAAGCTTGAAGCAGCAATAATCTCTCTGAGTTCCTGTGTGGTCTTCCTCGGTGAGTCCGGACGGAAAAGAGACATGTCGATCACGGCGTCCGGTTTTATCCGCTCAGCGAGGGCCAAGCATGCAGAGTAACTCTGACTGATGGCCTCGGTTATCTCAATCCCCGTGCTGTTATTGCCCTGAACTAGCTCGAAGTCCGGTCTATCTCCGTGCTCGATCTTGAGAGGAAAGTGCAGCCGGCCTTGTTGGTTGAGCGTGGCGAGCAGTCTACAGATTGTCCATAGTTCAGTGTCCTCAGTCGTTCGCCCCTCGGTCCGTCCTGCCACGGATATATCCGTAGCCGCAAGGAGCGCACGCAAGTCTACCGACGAAGCGACAGCGCCAATATTGGATTTGTCTGATGACGGCACGATATTGAGCCCTTCCCCGTATAGCGAATCCAATATCAAGGTAACAGAAGAGGACCTTGACCGTCCGGAATTGGCTCCTACCGGACGGCTGCAGGATTGGGGTCTCCTGTGCCGCTCATGAGCGCACAGTCCGCAGAAGCATCCTCAGGCATCGCCCAGCCGGGACCGTCCGCGCTTTCGATGTCGGCGCGTCCGCGGTCGCCACTCTTCCTCGCCGTTCTATCTGCGACCAAAAACGCGGATTGTCATTTCGTCCCAGCGCTGCCTGGAGCCCGCCTTCACCTGTGTTCGCCGGAGAAAAGTCGAGCGCACGCAGAAAGTTCAAAGCTAAGTGAATCTCGACACGAGCATCGTAATCGTCGACCCTCAGAAAACAAACGCCCCGAGCATCAACCCGCGTGCGGCCGAATCGACACCGCCTCCGTTCCGGCTTTCAACCGATCCAGATAGTCAGCCCAAGCCTGCATCATCGCAACACGATCGTCCAGGAACTTCGTGCGGTTATAGGCCGTACCCAGCGAGTCCGGTACCTTGTGCGCGAGCTGATGCTCAATGACTTCGGCGGGAAATTTAAGCCGCTCGTGAAGGATGGTTCTCGCCATCGCCCGGAATCCATGACCGGTAATCTCGGTTTTCGTGTCATACCCCATGCGCCGCAAGGCTGCGTTGATCGCAGCCTCGCTCATCGGCTTCCTGGCGTCTCGCCCAGGGAAGACGTAGGTCCTGTGCCCGGTCAACGCATGAAGGTCCCGCAAAGTCTCCAGAGCTTGCGTAGAGAGCGGAACAAGTTGCTCGGTTTTTGTCTTGGTGACGAAATAGCGCCATTCGGCCTTATCGAGATCGAATCCTGCCCACTCTGCGTTACGCAATTCGCCCGGCCGAACGAACAGCAGTGGGGCTAAAAGCAGCGCGCACTTCACGACGAATGTGCCTCGAAAACCATCGATCGCACGTAGCAGCTCCGCCACTTTCGCAGGATCGGTGATGGACGCGAAGTTTTCGTGCCTAACGGGCGGAAGAACGCCTCGCAAGTCAGCCGTAGGATCACGCACGGCGCGCCCCGTCGCCACTGCATAGCGGAATACCTGCCCGCAGTTCTGCATCGCCCGGTGGGCAGTATCCCGCGCACCCCTCTCTTGAATCCGCCGAATCAAGGTCAGTACCTCGGGGGCAGTAATTTCACACACGGGTCGCTTGCCTAGCCAAGGGAAAACGTCCTTTTCCAGCCGCTGGATGATCTTGTCCGCATGGCTCTCGGCCCAACTGGGCTCTTGCCCGGCGAACCATTCGCGAGCGACGACTTCAAAGGAGTTCGCGGTCCGGTCAAGTGTCGCGGCCTTCACCGCTTTCTTGTGCTCACCGGGGTCAACACCCTTCGCCACGAGCTTGCGAGCGTCGTCCCGCCTCTCGCGTGCGTCCTTCAGGCCGATATCTGGATAGACGCCAAGGGATAACCGCTTCTCCTTGCCCCCAAACCGGTATTTGAAGCGCCACCACTTGCCCCCTGTGGCGGAGACCTCCAGATACATGCCGCGCTCGTCGAAAAGACGATAGAGTTTTCCGGTCGGCTTGGCATTGCGAACAGCTAGGTCGGTAAGTGCCATGCTTCACTCCTTGGGAAGCACCTCACGCGTTGCCTGGAGAAATGCGCGAAGCTGGGCGGTCTCCGCTGGAGTCAGGTTCACGCGGCGAGCCCCCAGTCGTATCGATAGCGCCCCGTCACTATCCATGGCAAAGCGCATTGACGCCTCCAGCCGACTGGCTTCATCCCGCTCGAAGGCGCGTTGCTGCTTCCGAGTCTCGCCCGGGTCGACTCCCTCAGCAAGTGAGGCGCGGGCATCGTCCCTTAACTCTCGCGCGGCCTCCAACGTCACTTCAGGGTAGACACCCAACGCCAGTTTCTTTTCCTTGCCGCCGAACCGGTACTTGAGCCGCCAGTATTTCCCGCCCTCGGGCGTGACGAACAGGAATAGCCCCCCGCCGTCGAACAGCTTTTGCGGCTTCTCGGCGGACTTGGCTTGCTTGATGTCGGTAGCGGTGAGCGCCATTTGGGGAATACTGCCTTCGCAGGATTGCCAGTAGCCCCCAAAGTCTTCCCCTTCCGGGGCAGGATGTCAACGGATCAGACCGGACGTCCAAGCAACAAAAAACCCCGCGAGCCTTACGCTACGCGGGGTTTCCGGATTTCTGCGGACTTGCTTGGAATATCGAATGGTGGAGAGGAGGAGGATCGAACTCCCGACCTTCGCATTGCGAACGCGACGCTCTCCCAGCTGAGCTACCCCCCCAACGAAAATAATTCTAGCACAGCCATTTTCCCTTTTGCCAAGCCTCCAGCCTCGGGAAAACCTCATCTGGACGGCGCGCCCGCGAGCACCCAGTCGACCACCGTGCGGATATCCGCATCGCTCATCGATTGATGGGCTGGCATCGGAATCATGCCCCATACGCCGGCGCCGCCGTCCTTCACCTTGCGCGCGAGTTTGGCCGGCGCCTGCGCATCACCCTTATATTTCGCGGCGACCTGCTGGAACGACGGCCCGACCAGCTTGCGATCCACCGCGTGACAGCCCATGCACGCATTCGCCGCGGCGACCTGCTGCCCGCGAAGTGCGGCCTCAGCCGCGCAAGCACCCGACGTCATCGTGCCCGCCATCGCACCGACCACCACCGCCAACACAACACCCCCAAGCGTCACACCCCGCATCAAGGCACCGCCTTCGGATTGCCCGGCCGCACCGCCGTCGACGAATTAACCGGAGCAGGCGCCTGCTGATCGAGCGGTCGCGCGCTCACCCCCGAATCGGGAATCGCGCCGACCGTCGGCTCACCAACCTCGGGCTGCGAGGCGGCCACCGGCGCCGTCGCGCTCGCGGCCGCAGCGGCCTCCGCTTCCTGCGGCTGGATGTACTGGAACACCTTGACGACCTGCATGACGCCCGGCACGCGACTCGTGACGTCGGCTCCGATTTTGCCCTCATCCATTGTGACAAGGCCCATCAGATAAACGTTGCTGCGCTCGGCCACGACCTTGAAGTTGTTCGCCGAAATGTTCTTCTCGGCGATCAGCGCGGTCTTCACGCGCGTTTCGAGGTAGGTGTCGTTGGTGCGCGACGAGAACGAGCTCGCCGGCATGATCGCCAGTTCATTGACGATCGTATTCACGTTGTTCAGGTTCCGCACGATGCTCTCGGCGCGTTGCTTCGACACCTCGCCCGCGACCTCGCCGGTCAGCAGCACGCGGCGGTTGAAGACCGTGACGTTCACGTGCGCGGAGTCCGGCAGGTTCTGGCTGATCTGCGACAGCGCCTTCACCTGAATCTCGCGATCCTCGGTCTGCGCGCCGAGCGTGCGACGGTCGGTCGCCATTAGCGCGCCGCCGCCCGCCGCGGCCCCGACGGCGAGAAAGCAGCCTTGCAGCGTGACCGACAGCCCCGCCGCGAACCCGACCACGAGCACGGTTCTCACCAGTGTCTTCTTGATGCGGAATACGCTCATCAACTAGCTCTCCTTCGAAATCAGTCTCAGTCTTCGCCGAGCAACATGGCATCGATGCCGTCGCACAGGCAATGGATGGTCAGCAGGTGCACTTCCTGGATGCGCGCGGTGCGATCGGACGGCACGCATACGTGGATGTCGGTGTCACTCAGCACTTCCTGCGCGCGTCCGCCGCCCTTGCCGGTCAGCGCAACGACGATCATTTCGCGCTCATGCGCGGCTTCGATCGCGGCAAGCACGTTCGCGGAATTGCCGGATGTGGTGATCGCGAGCAACACGTCGCCGGGCTGACCGAGCGCCCAGACCTGTTTCGCGTAAATCTGTTCGAACGAATAGTCGTTGGCGATCGCGGTGAGCACGGAGGTGTCGGTGCTGAGCGCAATGGCAGGCAGACCTGGCCGCTCGCGCTCGAAGCGGCCGATCAGCTCGGCCGCGAAATGCTGAGCGTCGGCGGCCGAACCACCGTTGCCGCACGCGAGGATGCGATTGCCGTTGGCGAGCGCGGCGAACATCGTGTCGATCGCGGCGGCGATCGGCATCGAGAGGATTTCCAGGGCTTCGAGTTTGACTGCCGCGCTGTCGCGGAAGTGTTGTTGGATGCGTTCGACTGACATCGAGTCTCTATCTTCTACCGCGAATGGACCGCACTGTGCGGCCGTGTTGTGAAGTCATACTGCCAGGCTGTGGCCGCCGATAAACTTGCGCTCGCGCGGCACGCGAGCGCAAGTTTATCGCACTCACGCGCGTTGTCCGCGCGGGCCGTCAGAGTTCGTCGGCGCGAAAAGCATCGCGCAACCACACGAGCCTGCCGCTCTCGAACGCGACGACGTCGAAACGGCACGCGGGTTCATCGCGCGGGGCGCGGTTCGTCGCGGCGCGAGTCGCGAGATAGTGCCGCGCCGCTCGCACGATGCGCTGCCGCTTCTGCCAGCCGATGCTCGCGGCAGCACCACCGTAATGCCGCTGCGCACGCGCGCGAACTTCGACGAACACCAGCGCGCCGTCGCGATCACTCATCACGAGATCGATCTCGCCTCCCCGACACGTCACGTTGCTCGCGACGAAGCGCAGACGCTGGCGCTGCAAAAACTCTCGTGCGCGTGCTTCGAAAGCGGCGCCGACGGATTTGGACT encodes the following:
- a CDS encoding YraN family protein, with translation MTRKTQTDGTRPTLCHVGLREQVAPKTAQKTSINVRPKTAHNFSCAHQSKSVGAAFEARAREFLQRQRLRFVASNVTCRGGEIDLVMSDRDGALVFVEVRARAQRHYGGAAASIGWQKRQRIVRAARHYLATRAATNRAPRDEPACRFDVVAFESGRLVWLRDAFRADEL
- a CDS encoding phosphoheptose isomerase: MSVERIQQHFRDSAAVKLEALEILSMPIAAAIDTMFAALANGNRILACGNGGSAADAQHFAAELIGRFERERPGLPAIALSTDTSVLTAIANDYSFEQIYAKQVWALGQPGDVLLAITTSGNSANVLAAIEAAHEREMIVVALTGKGGGRAQEVLSDTDIHVCVPSDRTARIQEVHLLTIHCLCDGIDAMLLGED
- a CDS encoding BON domain-containing protein, whose translation is MSVFRIKKTLVRTVLVVGFAAGLSVTLQGCFLAVGAAAGGGALMATDRRTLGAQTEDREIQVKALSQISQNLPDSAHVNVTVFNRRVLLTGEVAGEVSKQRAESIVRNLNNVNTIVNELAIMPASSFSSRTNDTYLETRVKTALIAEKNISANNFKVVAERSNVYLMGLVTMDEGKIGADVTSRVPGVMQVVKVFQYIQPQEAEAAAAASATAPVAASQPEVGEPTVGAIPDSGVSARPLDQQAPAPVNSSTAVRPGNPKAVP